A single genomic interval of Chitinophaga sp. 180180018-3 harbors:
- a CDS encoding IS1182 family transposase — protein sequence MQGNKQYQEKLFLSFRLSERVPQNNFYRRLKEVLDFSFLRKQTAGYYGTEGQSSIDPEVFFKLMLIGYIENLCSDRKIIEHASMRMDMLYFLNYDVDEPLPWHSTLSRTRKLYGEELFLNVFRQVLGMCIAKGMVNGSRQAIDSAFIKANASISSLTERQIQEDCSVFYQDLLKNEDENKSPKNKARSTENQKYVSTSDPDSRLSKKANKQKALNYLGQISVDTSSHVICGAIADFADKRDAQCLPTILNQTVESLKQNGLEVEEVLADSAYSSGSSLRYLEEVGIQAYIPCIANYLPFREGFDYNEIGDFYLCKAGVKIPFKGVRTDFRDNSKTKYYYSSTKDCQHCPFKVECIKNAKYKQIGDTIDKPYYDRMYTRTKSKMGKKMKNLRSSTVEPVIGTLLYFRGMKKVYTKGIDLAKKHVLLAATAYNLKKLLAFSAKRSVNFDTSFGINCKFNQLIGCTMRIIDNITVISIIKIKITSLLGRKRILTHF from the coding sequence ATGCAAGGCAATAAACAATATCAAGAAAAGCTGTTTCTTAGTTTCCGTTTGTCGGAAAGGGTACCTCAAAACAACTTTTATCGTAGGTTAAAAGAAGTACTTGATTTTTCTTTTTTGCGGAAGCAAACGGCTGGTTATTATGGAACCGAGGGACAATCAAGCATTGATCCAGAAGTTTTCTTCAAACTAATGCTTATTGGATATATTGAAAACCTGTGCTCTGATCGTAAGATAATAGAGCATGCGTCCATGCGGATGGATATGCTATATTTCTTAAACTATGATGTTGATGAACCCCTTCCATGGCATAGTACATTGAGCCGAACACGCAAACTATATGGAGAGGAATTGTTTCTTAATGTCTTTCGTCAGGTGTTAGGTATGTGCATAGCAAAAGGTATGGTAAATGGAAGCAGACAAGCTATTGATAGTGCATTCATTAAAGCAAATGCCTCTATCTCAAGTCTGACTGAAAGGCAGATACAAGAAGATTGTTCTGTTTTTTACCAAGACCTCTTGAAAAATGAAGATGAAAATAAGAGCCCGAAAAACAAGGCAAGATCAACTGAAAACCAAAAATATGTGAGCACTTCGGATCCCGATTCTCGCCTGTCTAAAAAAGCTAACAAACAAAAAGCACTTAATTATCTTGGTCAGATTAGTGTAGATACATCTTCCCATGTGATTTGCGGTGCAATAGCTGATTTTGCAGATAAACGAGATGCCCAGTGCCTACCCACCATACTAAACCAGACGGTTGAAAGTTTAAAACAGAATGGACTGGAAGTGGAAGAGGTTTTGGCGGACTCGGCTTACAGTAGTGGCTCGTCTTTGAGATATTTGGAAGAAGTGGGAATACAGGCCTACATACCATGCATTGCTAATTACTTGCCATTTAGAGAAGGCTTTGATTATAACGAAATTGGTGACTTCTATCTGTGTAAAGCCGGAGTGAAAATCCCTTTTAAGGGAGTACGCACAGATTTTAGGGATAATAGTAAAACCAAGTACTATTATTCTTCTACAAAAGATTGCCAGCATTGTCCTTTCAAAGTAGAATGTATTAAAAATGCGAAGTATAAACAAATCGGTGACACCATAGATAAGCCCTATTATGATAGGATGTATACACGAACAAAAAGCAAAATGGGTAAGAAGATGAAAAACCTCAGATCATCTACTGTGGAACCAGTCATTGGAACCTTACTATATTTTCGGGGCATGAAGAAAGTCTATACAAAAGGGATAGATTTGGCTAAAAAACATGTGTTGCTTGCCGCTACTGCTTATAATCTTAAGAAATTACTTGCCTTTAGTGCCAAACGAAGTGTCAATTTTGATACTTCGTTTGGTATAAACTGTAAATTTAATCAACTCATAGGTTGCACAATGCGTATTATAGACAATATTACTGTAATATCCATCATAAAGATAAAAATCACATCTTTATTAGGACGCAAAAGAATCTTAACGCATTTTTAA
- a CDS encoding ORF6N domain-containing protein — protein MTENTIITRKEIENLIYSVRGKQVMFDKDLASLYRVETKILNKAVKRNMERFPETFCFQLTEAESETLRFQIVLVARPSSQKGSHKQELV, from the coding sequence ATGACAGAAAACACCATCATAACCCGGAAGGAAATTGAAAATTTAATTTATTCAGTACGAGGCAAACAGGTCATGTTTGATAAGGACCTGGCCTCCCTGTACCGGGTAGAAACCAAAATATTGAACAAAGCCGTAAAAAGGAATATGGAACGATTTCCGGAGACGTTTTGCTTTCAGTTGACCGAAGCGGAAAGCGAAACTTTGAGGTTCCAAATTGTGCTTGTTGCACGACCTTCATCTCAAAAAGGGTCTCACAAACAGGAGTTAGTTTAA
- a CDS encoding type IA DNA topoisomerase, with translation MKAVIAEKPSVAREIAALLGATEKKDGYLAGNGYLVTWALGHLVGLAMPEDYGLLGFQRESLPIIPAPFLLTVRKIKKDRSYVADGGAVKQLKVIEQVIGRSESIIVATDAGREGELIFRYIYQYLKCSKPFERLWISSLTEKAIRQGFDKLKPGSDFDGLYEAGQGRSRADWLVGINASQALSIAAGSGVYSLGRVQTPTLALICKRYLENKSFTIQKYWQIQLEHRKEFMDFKSLSKTKWDERKLADDTLKSIQRNGSATVTGVDKKNVSEQPPLLFDLTGLQKEANKKLGLSAEQTLNIAQSLYENKFITYPRTGSKHIPEDIWAEIPGLIRALEEKPSCKEAVSKVKWGRFTKRIVNDVKVTDHHGLLITEKIPLGLTGKEDAIYDMIALRLLESVSHACSKEITEISLLALHYDFSLKGCKILEPGWRAIRGNFTEEDGEPVQELPELKAGDKLKIKEAQVLEKKTKPPVLYTEAGLLSAMETAGREIENDAERKVLQGIGIGTPATRAAIIETLFKRDYIQREKKSLFPTDKGLQVYHTVKDKKIADVAMTAEWEMALQKIENNEADAATFLNEMEVYATAITKELLNMNIAKEKQPELACPKCKSHALLIRDKVVKCPDETCNWIQFRTICGVTLTTAEIEKLVKEGKTSLIKGMKSKSGKKFNAYIVIKDNGESSFEFENTSQKK, from the coding sequence ATGAAAGCAGTAATTGCAGAAAAACCAAGTGTAGCCCGCGAGATTGCAGCCTTGTTAGGCGCAACAGAAAAAAAAGATGGATACCTGGCAGGTAACGGTTACCTGGTAACCTGGGCGTTGGGCCATCTGGTGGGATTGGCGATGCCGGAAGATTATGGGTTGTTGGGGTTTCAAAGAGAATCCCTGCCCATAATTCCGGCTCCCTTTTTATTAACGGTACGAAAAATAAAAAAGGACAGATCGTATGTCGCCGATGGCGGAGCTGTAAAGCAATTAAAAGTCATTGAACAGGTTATTGGCCGCTCGGAAAGCATTATCGTGGCTACTGATGCGGGCCGTGAAGGGGAACTCATCTTCAGGTATATTTATCAATATCTGAAGTGCAGCAAACCTTTCGAGCGTTTATGGATCAGCTCACTTACGGAAAAAGCCATCAGGCAGGGCTTCGACAAACTCAAACCCGGAAGTGATTTTGATGGTCTTTACGAGGCCGGGCAAGGCCGGAGCCGTGCCGACTGGTTAGTGGGCATCAATGCATCGCAGGCATTGAGTATTGCCGCTGGCAGTGGCGTGTATTCGCTGGGCCGGGTACAGACACCCACGCTGGCCCTTATCTGTAAACGCTATCTGGAAAACAAGAGCTTTACCATTCAGAAATACTGGCAGATTCAATTGGAGCACCGCAAGGAGTTCATGGATTTCAAAAGCCTTTCCAAAACCAAATGGGATGAACGCAAACTCGCCGATGATACGCTTAAATCCATCCAGCGAAACGGATCGGCAACGGTAACGGGGGTTGATAAGAAAAACGTTTCCGAACAGCCCCCCTTGCTGTTCGATCTTACCGGTTTGCAGAAAGAAGCCAATAAAAAGCTGGGGCTTTCTGCCGAACAAACCTTAAATATTGCCCAAAGCTTGTATGAAAACAAATTCATTACTTATCCCCGCACTGGAAGCAAACATATACCGGAAGATATATGGGCCGAAATTCCGGGACTAATCAGGGCGCTGGAGGAGAAACCTTCCTGCAAAGAAGCCGTTTCAAAGGTGAAATGGGGACGGTTTACGAAACGTATTGTCAACGATGTGAAGGTTACCGATCATCACGGACTTTTGATTACGGAGAAAATCCCGCTGGGATTGACGGGAAAGGAAGATGCGATCTATGATATGATCGCCCTGCGTTTACTGGAGTCAGTTTCACATGCCTGCTCTAAAGAAATTACCGAAATCAGCTTGCTGGCACTGCACTATGACTTTTCGCTTAAAGGATGTAAGATCCTGGAACCGGGATGGCGTGCCATCAGGGGAAATTTTACGGAGGAGGATGGTGAGCCGGTACAGGAACTGCCGGAACTAAAGGCCGGTGACAAACTGAAGATCAAAGAAGCCCAGGTACTTGAAAAGAAAACCAAACCGCCGGTGCTCTATACGGAAGCCGGGTTATTGTCTGCTATGGAAACCGCCGGAAGGGAAATAGAAAATGATGCCGAACGCAAGGTCTTACAGGGTATTGGTATTGGCACACCGGCAACAAGAGCTGCTATTATCGAAACTCTTTTTAAAAGAGATTACATCCAGCGTGAAAAAAAGTCGCTGTTCCCTACTGACAAGGGGTTACAGGTGTACCACACAGTAAAGGATAAAAAAATTGCCGACGTTGCCATGACCGCAGAATGGGAAATGGCCCTGCAAAAAATTGAGAACAACGAGGCTGATGCGGCGACTTTCCTTAACGAAATGGAAGTTTATGCAACGGCAATAACAAAGGAACTTCTGAACATGAATATTGCAAAAGAAAAACAGCCGGAACTCGCCTGCCCGAAATGTAAAAGCCATGCCCTGCTTATCAGGGATAAAGTAGTAAAGTGTCCCGATGAAACCTGTAATTGGATACAGTTCCGTACCATTTGCGGGGTAACCCTTACGACGGCGGAGATTGAGAAACTGGTGAAGGAAGGTAAAACGTCTCTTATCAAAGGAATGAAAAGCAAGTCGGGCAAAAAGTTCAACGCTTATATCGTTATAAAGGATAATGGAGAATCCTCTTTTGAATTTGAAAATACTTCACAAAAAAAGTAA
- a CDS encoding DUF3945 domain-containing protein: MSEQTTTTPQYPEQLSDILLVLDKEKKKIQAVTGINKNGELETVDPDKKNQSQFMRVDKSGDIFSNFFSNFWRQLKDPTRFSFFKIPAAEAIDAAQKMQQQVDQPTKEGEAVMAKLAVKEPQDQQQENKQENKKDMETAQATPVTSEYRYKPEQIDWETMNNLGLSKEYLEKKNLLDPLLRGFKTNELVPVSLNLGTAITRMDARLALQTNESGDVVVAIHGIRREPNLNFPFFGHEFSKEDKENLLKTGNMGRVVDLTNPKTGEKMPSVISIDRLTNEVIALRQDWMKIPDEMKGIKLNEQQKQALMEGKPLYLEGMISKKGEPFNAPVQFNADKRFVEFLFDRNVNRGQNQQAEQQQGQLQEAPRTFRGKELTDQQYDKFKEGQTVYVDGLIDKKGQKYQGYITFDKETGKTGFSFNNPDKLKEKIQPKEENKTQVAVNSDGKTNEATKNIKEPLKTGQQQPKDKKQQQQQDATKAPEKSRGRKR, encoded by the coding sequence ATGAGTGAACAGACTACGACAACGCCACAATATCCCGAACAGCTATCGGACATTCTGTTGGTGCTGGATAAAGAAAAAAAGAAAATCCAGGCTGTTACAGGTATCAACAAAAACGGAGAGCTGGAGACCGTGGACCCGGATAAGAAAAACCAGAGCCAGTTTATGCGGGTTGATAAGAGCGGGGACATATTCTCCAATTTCTTTTCCAATTTCTGGAGGCAGCTTAAAGACCCGACACGTTTCTCCTTCTTTAAAATTCCCGCTGCTGAAGCCATTGACGCGGCTCAAAAGATGCAGCAGCAGGTAGACCAGCCTACCAAAGAGGGCGAAGCAGTAATGGCAAAACTTGCAGTAAAGGAGCCACAGGATCAGCAACAAGAAAATAAACAAGAAAACAAAAAAGATATGGAAACAGCACAAGCAACACCGGTAACCAGCGAATACCGCTACAAACCGGAACAGATCGATTGGGAAACAATGAACAACCTCGGACTGAGCAAAGAGTATCTTGAAAAGAAGAACCTGCTCGACCCGCTATTACGGGGATTCAAGACCAATGAACTGGTTCCCGTAAGCCTTAACCTCGGTACGGCCATTACGCGTATGGATGCCAGGCTCGCACTTCAGACCAATGAAAGCGGCGATGTAGTAGTTGCTATTCATGGCATTCGCAGGGAACCAAATTTAAACTTCCCCTTCTTTGGACACGAATTTAGCAAAGAGGACAAAGAGAATTTGCTAAAAACAGGAAACATGGGTCGTGTGGTTGATTTGACCAATCCTAAAACCGGCGAAAAAATGCCGTCCGTAATCAGCATTGACAGGTTGACAAACGAAGTGATCGCATTGCGCCAGGACTGGATGAAAATACCGGATGAGATGAAAGGCATAAAACTGAACGAACAGCAGAAGCAGGCCCTGATGGAAGGCAAACCACTTTACCTTGAAGGAATGATTTCAAAAAAAGGGGAACCGTTCAATGCACCGGTACAGTTCAATGCCGACAAGCGTTTTGTAGAGTTTCTTTTTGACCGGAATGTTAACCGCGGGCAAAACCAGCAAGCAGAACAGCAGCAGGGGCAATTGCAGGAAGCACCCCGGACATTCAGAGGAAAAGAACTTACCGACCAGCAATACGATAAGTTCAAAGAAGGTCAAACGGTTTATGTGGACGGGCTGATTGACAAAAAGGGACAGAAATACCAGGGCTATATCACTTTTGATAAAGAGACAGGAAAAACAGGATTTTCTTTCAACAATCCTGATAAGCTAAAGGAGAAAATCCAGCCCAAAGAAGAAAACAAAACGCAGGTAGCTGTTAACTCCGATGGAAAGACCAATGAAGCTACCAAGAATATCAAAGAGCCTTTGAAAACCGGCCAGCAACAGCCTAAGGACAAAAAGCAGCAGCAACAGCAGGATGCTACCAAAGCTCCGGAAAAGTCCAGGGGTAGAAAAAGGTAA
- a CDS encoding helix-turn-helix domain-containing protein — protein MNIDRMEFIAWMERIMDRFDILNDHINNIHKDRNSIDGEELLDNQDLLQMLKISQRSLQRYRSSGKLAYYTISGKLYYKLSDVHQFVRDNFNAPLQRTKDNK, from the coding sequence ATGAATATTGACAGAATGGAATTTATCGCGTGGATGGAACGCATCATGGATCGTTTCGACATTCTTAACGACCATATTAATAATATACACAAAGACCGAAATAGTATAGACGGTGAAGAGCTGCTCGACAACCAGGATCTTTTGCAAATGCTGAAGATAAGCCAACGCTCCTTGCAGCGCTATCGCTCTTCGGGGAAATTAGCCTATTACACGATCAGTGGCAAACTTTACTATAAGTTGTCCGATGTGCATCAGTTTGTCCGGGATAATTTTAATGCTCCGCTGCAAAGAACAAAGGACAATAAGTGA